AGCCTGAAACTGAAGCGGCCGTGGAGCCTGAAACTGAAGCGGCCGTGGAGCCTGAAGTGGCTTTGGAACCAGAAGCAGAATCAGCCTTGGTGCCTGAATTAGACTTAGAGCCTGAAGCTGAAGCAGCCATGGAGCCCGAAGCTGAAATGGAGGTGATTCCAGAGTTGGTAGCCGAAGTCCTCCCAACTTCCTCTCTTTTAGCCACCAGCCCCTCTACCTCCCGACCCTGCAGCCCAGTGATCCAGGGTCCCACTCCAGCTCCTGCAGCCTCCGACCCCCCCAGCCCTTCTGAGGAGCCCCCGCGACGCGGCCAGAGACGAGCCCGCAGCCGTAGCCCAGAGCAGCGCCGGACCAGGGCTCGTACCGCTCGGAGCCGCTCACCCCTCACCCTGGACAGATTGGACGGGCTCCCACACCCACGCCACCTACCCCCACCCTCCCACAGCCTCCTGCCCCCCCAGGCACCCACAGAGGGCAGCTCCAGGACTCGACAGCACATTCTGTCCCGGCAGAGCACTGCAGAGCACGAGGCTCAGGCGGCAGGAACAGGGGCCCCTGGGCTAGAGCCTGTAGCCGGCCCGGAGCCCCCTACTGCTCCGCCCCTGGAAGGAGAGGCCcagggtggggagggaggagccGGGCGGCGCCCCCCCACCATCATGTTGGATCTGCAGGTTCGTCGCGTGCGTCCAGGTGAGTACCGCCAGAGGGACAGCATCGCTAACAGGACCCGCTCGCGCTCCCAGAACTCCAACAACACCTTCCTGTACGAGAGCGAGCGAGGTGGATTCCGCAGGACCTTCTCCCGGTCGGAGCGTGCCGGTGTGAGGACCTACGTCAGCACCATTCGGATCCCCATTCGGAGGATCAGTGACGCCGGGCTGGGCGAGGCCACCTCCATGGCGCTACAGACCATGATACGCCAGATCATGACGGGCTTCGGGGAGCTCAGCTACTTCATGGACTCGGACTCTGACTCCTCGGATTCGAACCGCGGAGCCGGCAACGCAGCCGGGACTGCCGACCTGGCAGAAGCCCTCAGTGCTCCAGAGGGAGGGGTTATGGCGGAGCCTGCCGTCAGTTTGGGTGGGCCTAGTTTGGGAGGCGTTGCCGGGGAAGCGAGGACAGAGGGGGGGGAGGAGGTGCTCGGTGTTGGTCTGGGACCAGGGGTAGGGTTAGGGCTCGGGGGTAACCCTCGGGAGGGCAGAGCTCGGCCTCGTGCCCCCGTCAACTTGGAGGAACCAGGTTCACTGCCCTTTCTGCGCCTCGCACACTTCTTCCTCCTCAACGACGAGGATGAAGAGCAGCCCAGGGGCCTCACCAAGGAGCAGATCGACAACCTCTCCACCAGGAACTTCGGGGAGAGCGACGCGCTGAAGACGTGCAGCGTGTGCATCACAGAGTACGCTGAGGGCAACAAGTTGAGGAAGCTCCCGTGTTCCCATGAATACCATGTCCACTGTATCGACCGCTGGCTGTCTGAGAACTCCACCTGTCCCATCTGCCGACGCGCCGTCCTGGTGTCCACCAACCGCGAGAGTGTGGTCTAACCGGCTGCTTCTAAacagggtcaggggtcagttCCTGTTCAGAggacctctctttctcttagtCACACCATTTACATcgttcatgttttttctttttaggcCGTCAGTGAGTTTTGTCTGACGGTGCTGCAGAGGTTCGGCAGACATAttggacagacagatggacccTGGCAGACTGACAGGTCACAGTGACACATGGTGCTCTTAATGACTCTGTAGAAGTGACAGGAGCGCTGTGAAAGACTGGCTGCAGACAGACTGGAGACCGACAGAGGAAGACCACTGTCGAGACACATCCCACGCTTCCCTAAAGACCGGCGGAGGGGACAGACCCCCCAACTCTGCCtaaacacagaaaccacaagacTAACAGGATTTCTCGATACTCTGGAATGGCTCACAGACTGTTGGTGTGTCCATTCTTGCTGAATTTGTTTTTAAGTTAAACTTGTAGAATGTTGTACATGCTTTATAGGGAGAACACAAGGTACCACTTGGATTCTGTTGGGAATGCTTAGTGCTCCGTTGATTTGGAATCatatgaatggcttcatattcaTGAGATTGGAATTATGGGATCAATAATCATGcttgttgagtgtgtgtgagtgtttgtgtgtttgtgtgtgtgtgagtgtttgtgtgtgtgagagtgtgtgtgtgtgtgtgtgtgtgtggcctagCCCTGCTCTAGGCAATCAGATGGTGTCACATTAGCTGTTCCTTCTGAACCTCTCACAGTACTGGTGTTGATCACATTCATTATGGTCTGAAGATTAAATTGGTCCTAGAACAGCACTCCTATGAGACATATTTTCAAGGGGGCTTGAATTATAGTAGCCACACAGTGATCCTTCCCCCTTGTGATGTCATTACAATATAACCTAACCCATTGGTTCTGCAAAATTATGAACAGGAAGTGAACAGATTGTTCCATTATGTCCTCAtcccaaaaacaacattaatagTTCCAGGGGTTGTTTAATTAAGCATTTGACTGTTCAGTAGGCCTCTACCACCAGTCTAGGACTGTGCCCTGACCCTGGTCCTGTTCAGTAGGCCTCTACCACCAGTCTAGGACTGTTCCCTGACCCTGGTCCAGTTCAGTAGGCCTCTACCACCAGTCTAGGACTGTGCCCTGACCCTGGTCCTGTTCAGTAGGCCTCTACCACCAGTCTAGGACTGTTCCCTGACCCTGGTCCAGTTCAGTAGGCCTCTACCACCAGTCTAGGACTGTGCCCTGACCCTGGTCCTGTTCAGTAGGCCTCTACCACCAGTCTAGGACTGTTCCCTGACCCTGGTCCTGTTCAGTAGGCCTCTACCACCAGTCTAGGACTGTTCCCTGACCCTGGTCCAGTTCAGTAGGCCTCTACCACCAGTCTAGGACTGTGCCCTGACCCTGGTCCAGTTCAGTAGGCCTCTACCACCAGTCTAGGACTGTGCCCTGACCCTGGTCCAGTTCAGTAGGCCTCTACCACCAGTCTAGGACTGTGCCCTGACCCTGGTCCAGTTCAGTAGGCCTCTACCACCAGTCTAGGACTGTGCCCTGACCCTGGTCCAGTTCAGTAGGCCTCTACCACCAGTCTAGGA
The window above is part of the Esox lucius isolate fEsoLuc1 chromosome 4, fEsoLuc1.pri, whole genome shotgun sequence genome. Proteins encoded here:
- the rlim gene encoding E3 ubiquitin-protein ligase RLIM; amino-acid sequence: MEGSDSSEPGSSDQPEAQRRRQRDRLDREEAFYQFVNNLSEPDYRLMRDNNLLGTPGEITADELLSRLQQIKDGLEQQPVRNDSTSVETGETTGEPMEGPEDPSNGDTLLDWLNTVRRTGNTTRSGHRGNQSWRAVSRTNPNSGDFRFSLEINVNRSLAEQQARAEAEGEVHEDVPAGPPGPGVDILTETGAEVETPMETGEVVEEPVVEDLAVIVEPESPIEAEAEMEPEMAINLEAEAAMGPEAEAAMGPEAEAAMGPEAEAAMGPEAVAAVGPEAVAAVGPEAVAAVGPEAVAAVGPEAVAAVGPEAVAAVGPEAVAAVGPEAVAAVGPEAVAAVGPEAVAAVGPEAVAAVEPEAVAAVEPETEAAVEPETEAAVEPEVALEPEAESALVPELDLEPEAEAAMEPEAEMEVIPELVAEVLPTSSLLATSPSTSRPCSPVIQGPTPAPAASDPPSPSEEPPRRGQRRARSRSPEQRRTRARTARSRSPLTLDRLDGLPHPRHLPPPSHSLLPPQAPTEGSSRTRQHILSRQSTAEHEAQAAGTGAPGLEPVAGPEPPTAPPLEGEAQGGEGGAGRRPPTIMLDLQVRRVRPGEYRQRDSIANRTRSRSQNSNNTFLYESERGGFRRTFSRSERAGVRTYVSTIRIPIRRISDAGLGEATSMALQTMIRQIMTGFGELSYFMDSDSDSSDSNRGAGNAAGTADLAEALSAPEGGVMAEPAVSLGGPSLGGVAGEARTEGGEEVLGVGLGPGVGLGLGGNPREGRARPRAPVNLEEPGSLPFLRLAHFFLLNDEDEEQPRGLTKEQIDNLSTRNFGESDALKTCSVCITEYAEGNKLRKLPCSHEYHVHCIDRWLSENSTCPICRRAVLVSTNRESVV